AAATTATCGGATTGTCGCAAGACTGAAATTCAGGAAAGAATGGCTTCCCTGGGTTTACACAAATCCGATTTATGTTTATTAAAATTATTTTGAAAAAACGTCCTTCAACGCTTCAGGAAGATCCGGGAAATCATATTTGAAATCCGTTTCATCTTTTATCCGCTGGTTGATCACATAATTACTACCAAGAACGACATTGGCCATTTCTCCAAAAACCAGACGAAGTGCAAAAGAAGGAACATTTGGGAGCCATTGCGGTTTATCCAGTGCCTTGCAGATTTGTTTGGTAAAATCTTCGTTAGTCGCAGGTGGAAAAGCAACGGCATTATAGGCACCTTCCCAGGAATCTTTTTCCATGCATTCAATATATAACCGGCAGAGATCATCAATATGAATCCAGGAAAGCCATTGTTTACCCGAACCCAGCGGTGCACCAAAACCAAATTTTGCTGGCTGAGCCATTTTGGGAACTGCTCCACCGTCATTGCTAAGGACGATTCCAGTTCTCAGTTTTACAGTTCGGATGCCCAGTTGTTTTACATTATCAGCAGCTTTTTCCCATTCAACGGTAACCTCGGATAGGAAATCTTTTCCGGGAGGCGACATTTCGGTATGCTGAATATCACCTGTGTCTTCGCCATAATAGCTGCTTCCTGAGGCCGAGATAAATGATTTTGGCTTGATATTCAGCTGTTTTAATTTTCGGGAGATCAGCTCTATACTATCCGTACGGCTACTAAAAATTTCCTTTTTTCTTTCCTCACTCCATTTTTCATCAGCAACACCTGCTCCTGCAAGAT
The sequence above is drawn from the Dyadobacter subterraneus genome and encodes:
- a CDS encoding TIGR01777 family oxidoreductase; translation: MAQKVLITGGTGLIGKRLTTFLLKRGYEVAYLTREKSNIPFVKVYEWDVKNKYIEAGALENTYYLIHLAGAGVADEKWSEERKKEIFSSRTDSIELISRKLKQLNIKPKSFISASGSSYYGEDTGDIQHTEMSPPGKDFLSEVTVEWEKAADNVKQLGIRTVKLRTGIVLSNDGGAVPKMAQPAKFGFGAPLGSGKQWLSWIHIDDLCRLYIECMEKDSWEGAYNAVAFPPATNEDFTKQICKALDKPQWLPNVPSFALRLVFGEMANVVLGSNYVINQRIKDETDFKYDFPDLPEALKDVFSK